Proteins co-encoded in one Bradyrhizobium sp. 170 genomic window:
- a CDS encoding methylaspartate ammonia-lyase has translation MRNSPNVKDVILAPGNGSFFYDDQAAIRTGAAHDGFLYVGAPLTPGFTSIRMPARSLSIGLVLSDDVIVWGDMMSVQYSGAGGRDPVFQVDAIEALTRSVVIPRLLAADVSNFLNACKHVFAYHEDKRLPLAIEYGVSQALLGAVAHVARTTPAEVICSEFSLPLPERPIPIYAQSGDSRELNVDKMVLKSVDVLPHGLINSREKFGPSGETFRNFVRWVAKRTREIGQPGYHPILHFDVYGWIGLEIGMQPEKIADFIGRLADEVPGYRLHIECPADFGSTEAQLEKYAKIVEFLDARGTEARIVADEQCNTLEDIQLFAKAKAAHLIQIKMPDVGSIADSARAVLICKENGIGAYVGGSCTETDLSARAAVNIAVATQADMILAKPGMGVDEGISIVGNEQSRLLSILKYRRSKNSMRTVDAASA, from the coding sequence ATGAGAAACTCTCCAAACGTAAAAGATGTAATCTTGGCTCCTGGGAACGGTAGTTTCTTCTATGACGATCAAGCTGCAATAAGGACCGGCGCCGCTCATGACGGTTTCCTCTATGTCGGCGCTCCTCTGACACCTGGGTTTACTAGCATCCGCATGCCGGCGCGCTCGCTGAGCATCGGCCTTGTGTTGTCGGACGATGTTATCGTCTGGGGCGACATGATGAGCGTCCAATATTCAGGCGCCGGCGGCCGCGATCCAGTGTTTCAGGTCGACGCAATCGAAGCCCTTACCAGATCTGTGGTCATACCGCGGCTGCTCGCTGCCGACGTGTCTAACTTCCTCAATGCTTGTAAACATGTCTTCGCTTACCACGAGGACAAGCGCCTACCCTTGGCAATCGAATATGGCGTGAGCCAAGCGTTGCTTGGCGCTGTTGCGCATGTTGCGCGGACTACACCAGCTGAGGTGATCTGCTCTGAATTTTCGTTGCCATTGCCGGAGCGGCCAATTCCAATCTACGCTCAGAGTGGAGATTCGCGAGAACTCAACGTCGACAAGATGGTCCTCAAGTCTGTTGATGTTCTTCCGCATGGATTGATCAACTCTCGCGAAAAGTTCGGCCCTTCGGGCGAGACGTTTCGTAATTTCGTCAGGTGGGTCGCCAAGCGCACGAGAGAAATTGGACAGCCCGGATATCATCCTATCCTGCATTTCGACGTCTACGGTTGGATTGGTCTCGAGATCGGCATGCAACCCGAAAAAATTGCCGATTTCATCGGGCGGCTTGCGGATGAGGTCCCGGGTTACCGGCTTCATATTGAATGCCCGGCAGATTTTGGGTCAACGGAAGCTCAACTAGAAAAGTACGCCAAGATCGTCGAGTTTCTCGACGCACGCGGCACAGAAGCCCGGATTGTAGCAGACGAGCAATGCAATACCTTGGAGGATATCCAGCTCTTCGCCAAGGCAAAAGCGGCTCATCTAATTCAGATCAAAATGCCTGATGTAGGTTCGATCGCCGACAGTGCCAGGGCTGTGTTGATCTGCAAGGAAAATGGGATCGGTGCGTATGTTGGCGGAAGCTGCACCGAAACGGACTTGTCCGCGAGGGCCGCGGTCAATATCGCCGTCGCTACGCAGGCCGACATGATACTAGCAAAACCTGGGATGGGCGTCGACGAGGGCATTTCCATTGTAGGGAATGAGCAGAGCAGATTGCTCTCCATTCTCAAGTACCGACGTTCCAAAAACTCTATGCGAACTGTTGATGCAGCGTCGGCATGA
- a CDS encoding CaiB/BaiF CoA-transferase family protein — MRKALEGITVVAVEQAVAAPYASSRLADAGARVIKVERPEGDFARNYDKFVRGQSAYFVWLNRGKESICLDLTVEQDRAVLDAMIAQADIFIQNLKPGSIGKLGFGCLDLRKRFPRLITCDISGFGDGGILSHLKAYDLIVQAETGLCAITGTAHGPARVGVSVCDISAGMTALNAILQALLLRERTGEGTYIQVSLFDAVADWMNVPVLQFDYSGYHTARVGLNHPSLAPYGAYRCADGKDIIFSVQNDREWVNFCTKFLKRSELIRRPGFGDNMARISNRVNLDEIVIDRFAQLSSDEAMRELEAAGLAYGRLNQIEDLSQHPHLRRVPVSTPAGDVHVIAPAPIFDEENDLAFKPVPARGAHSEALRKEFLSSYGQRTAD, encoded by the coding sequence ATGAGAAAGGCCCTTGAAGGTATTACGGTCGTTGCGGTCGAGCAGGCGGTGGCTGCGCCCTATGCCTCTTCCCGCCTTGCGGATGCTGGTGCACGTGTCATCAAAGTCGAACGGCCCGAGGGTGACTTCGCGCGAAATTACGACAAGTTCGTTCGGGGCCAGAGTGCTTACTTCGTCTGGTTAAATCGCGGGAAAGAATCGATCTGCCTTGACCTGACGGTCGAGCAAGACCGTGCCGTTCTCGACGCGATGATTGCCCAGGCGGATATCTTCATTCAAAATTTAAAACCTGGCAGCATCGGCAAGCTCGGCTTCGGTTGCTTAGATCTTCGTAAGCGCTTCCCGCGCCTGATAACCTGTGACATCTCCGGGTTCGGCGACGGCGGTATCCTGTCGCATTTGAAAGCGTATGATTTGATCGTGCAAGCCGAGACCGGTCTTTGCGCCATCACCGGGACGGCGCATGGCCCGGCGCGGGTCGGCGTGTCTGTGTGTGACATCTCAGCTGGTATGACTGCCCTTAACGCCATCTTGCAGGCGCTGCTCTTGCGTGAGCGCACCGGCGAAGGAACGTATATTCAAGTATCGCTTTTTGATGCCGTTGCGGACTGGATGAACGTTCCGGTGCTTCAGTTCGATTACAGCGGCTACCACACCGCGCGAGTGGGCCTGAACCATCCCTCGCTGGCTCCTTATGGAGCATACCGTTGTGCGGACGGCAAAGACATCATCTTCTCCGTTCAAAATGACCGGGAATGGGTGAACTTCTGCACCAAATTCCTCAAGCGGTCGGAACTCATCCGCCGTCCCGGTTTCGGCGATAACATGGCGCGAATAAGCAATAGGGTCAATTTGGATGAAATCGTCATTGATCGGTTTGCGCAGCTCTCGAGCGATGAAGCAATGCGTGAGTTGGAGGCGGCCGGGCTTGCGTATGGAAGGCTCAACCAGATAGAGGATCTATCACAGCACCCTCATCTGCGCCGGGTACCGGTATCCACGCCCGCAGGCGATGTTCACGTGATCGCGCCGGCCCCGATCTTTGATGAGGAAAATGATTTGGCATTTAAACCTGTTCCCGCTCGAGGAGCCCATTCTGAGGCGTTGCGGAAGGAGTTTTTGAGTTCCTACGGGCAGCGCACGGCCGATTGA
- the istB gene encoding IS21-like element helper ATPase IstB: MSTANTVDTARLNLLLNELRLPAIKVLWPQFAEQSDKEGWPAARFLASVAEHEIAERGRRRIERHLVEARLPAGKTFDNFDFEAVPMVSKAQVTALAAGDGWLGKGANLLLFGPPGGGKSHLAAAIGLALIENGWRVLFTRTTDLVQKLQVARRELNLEAAVNRLDRFDLMILDDLAYVTKDQAETSVLFELISARYERRSMLITANQPFGEWNKVFPDPAMTLAAIDRLVHHATIVEMNVESYRRRTALERKRGPGRPTSHATPKTVAD; the protein is encoded by the coding sequence ATGAGCACGGCCAACACCGTCGATACAGCGCGCCTCAATCTGTTGCTCAACGAGCTGCGGCTACCCGCCATCAAGGTGCTGTGGCCGCAATTTGCCGAGCAGTCCGACAAGGAAGGATGGCCGGCCGCCCGCTTCCTCGCCAGCGTCGCCGAGCACGAGATAGCCGAACGCGGCCGCCGTCGCATCGAGCGCCACCTGGTCGAGGCGCGGCTGCCCGCCGGAAAGACCTTCGACAACTTCGACTTCGAGGCCGTACCGATGGTCTCCAAGGCGCAGGTGACCGCGCTCGCCGCCGGCGATGGATGGCTGGGCAAGGGCGCCAATCTGCTCCTGTTCGGCCCGCCCGGCGGCGGCAAGAGCCACTTGGCGGCAGCGATCGGCTTGGCCCTCATCGAGAACGGATGGCGCGTCCTCTTCACCCGGACCACCGATCTCGTGCAGAAGCTCCAGGTGGCGCGGCGCGAGCTCAACCTCGAGGCGGCCGTCAATCGTCTCGATCGCTTCGATCTCATGATCCTCGATGACCTCGCTTATGTCACCAAGGACCAGGCCGAGACCAGCGTCTTGTTCGAGCTCATCAGCGCACGCTACGAGCGGCGCTCGATGCTGATCACCGCCAATCAGCCATTCGGCGAATGGAACAAGGTCTTCCCCGACCCCGCGATGACCCTCGCCGCCATCGATCGCCTCGTTCACCACGCCACCATCGTCGAGATGAATGTCGAGAGCTATCGCAGGCGGACCGCCCTCGAACGAAAACGCGGTCCCGGTCGCCCGACATCGCACGCGACACCCAAAACCGTCGCTGATTGA
- the istA gene encoding IS21 family transposase has translation MQVVLPPRGITRLPGRHITNHQMRLYMKYRQTDTPPVAAAKASFSTSTAYRFEKDRRLPSQRKGARDRRRPDPLADVFETEVVPMLKAAPGVRPIAIFEELLRRHPELGAGIRRTLERRIRSWRAIHGKEQEVIFRQTHEVGQVGLSDFTDMGELGVTIAGVPLGHRLYHFRLAYSGFEHAHVVLRGESFVALAEGLQNALWSLGGAPRDHRTDSLSAAFCNLDRNAQDDLTRRYEELCAHYGMRPTRNNRGIAHENGSIESSHGHLKRTIADALLLRGTADFDDLATYRGFIDEIVSRRNARNAKRIDHERTALQALPDLRTSDYEEVIVRVTSTGGFTLRKVFYTVPSRLIGHQLRVRLYDDRLDVFVGSTHLLTLSRGRPHPSGKHDQIVDYRHVIHSLRRKPMALLNLVYRDQLFPRDAYRRTFDFLRERLPDKKACRLMVDLLALAHERGCEAELADQLTADLDAGRLPDLNRLRARFAPDLAHVPNVVVHLAPLTTYECLIGATAEIGGAA, from the coding sequence GTGCAAGTGGTTCTTCCGCCAAGAGGAATCACTCGCTTGCCAGGCCGACACATAACCAATCACCAGATGAGGCTCTACATGAAGTACCGTCAGACAGATACCCCGCCAGTGGCCGCCGCCAAGGCGTCGTTCAGTACCTCGACCGCGTATCGCTTCGAGAAGGATCGAAGGCTCCCGTCGCAGAGGAAGGGAGCCCGCGACCGCCGCCGGCCGGATCCCTTGGCCGACGTGTTCGAGACTGAGGTCGTGCCGATGCTCAAGGCAGCCCCTGGCGTGCGGCCGATTGCGATCTTCGAGGAGTTGTTACGACGCCATCCTGAACTCGGAGCCGGCATCCGTCGCACCCTGGAGCGTCGCATCCGCTCCTGGCGGGCAATCCACGGCAAGGAGCAGGAAGTCATCTTCCGTCAGACCCACGAAGTGGGTCAGGTCGGCCTGTCCGACTTCACCGACATGGGCGAACTGGGCGTCACCATCGCGGGCGTGCCGCTTGGTCATCGTCTCTATCACTTCCGGCTGGCCTATTCCGGGTTTGAGCACGCCCATGTTGTGCTCCGCGGCGAGAGCTTCGTCGCCCTGGCGGAAGGACTGCAGAACGCTCTGTGGTCGCTCGGCGGCGCGCCGCGGGACCATCGCACCGACAGTCTGTCGGCCGCCTTCTGTAATCTCGACCGGAATGCTCAGGACGATCTGACGCGGCGATACGAGGAGCTGTGCGCCCATTACGGCATGCGGCCGACCCGCAACAATCGCGGCATCGCCCATGAGAACGGGTCGATCGAGAGCTCGCATGGCCATCTCAAGCGGACGATCGCCGACGCGCTGCTGCTGCGCGGCACCGCCGACTTCGACGATCTTGCCACCTATCGCGGCTTCATTGACGAGATCGTCAGCCGCCGCAATGCGCGCAACGCCAAGCGGATCGATCACGAGCGCACCGCCCTGCAGGCGTTGCCGGATTTGCGCACCTCGGACTACGAGGAAGTGATCGTCCGCGTGACGTCGACCGGCGGCTTCACCTTGCGCAAGGTGTTCTACACCGTGCCGTCGCGGTTGATCGGCCATCAGCTGCGGGTTCGCCTCTATGACGATCGCCTCGACGTGTTCGTCGGTAGTACGCATCTCCTCACCCTGTCGCGCGGCCGGCCGCATCCGAGCGGCAAGCATGATCAGATCGTCGATTACCGGCACGTGATCCATTCGCTGCGGCGCAAGCCGATGGCGCTGCTCAATCTGGTTTATCGTGATCAGCTGTTCCCGCGCGATGCGTACCGCCGAACCTTCGACTTCTTGCGCGAACGGTTGCCGGACAAGAAAGCTTGCCGGCTGATGGTCGATCTGCTGGCCCTTGCGCATGAGCGCGGCTGCGAGGCCGAACTCGCCGATCAGCTCACGGCCGATCTTGACGCCGGCCGACTGCCCGATCTCAACCGGCTGCGCGCTCGCTTCGCCCCTGATCTTGCTCACGTGCCGAACGTCGTCGTGCATCTGGCACCGCTCACCACCTATGAATGCCTCATCGGTGCCACCGCCGAGATCGGAGGTGCAGCATGA
- a CDS encoding Xaa-Pro peptidase family protein has product MAIMKGPQAFPRAEYLRRLATVKSEMARREVDAFVVTSWANITYLTGNVTRMHSLHGLVVSLHEEEPTLVVRGMDAPGCIHQTFLDRGKVIGYPESLIGKPDKNGFDAVIDAIYDLGVASRGLGLELGNLPAPAAEKFRRRLPEAKIIDCTKTIDWIRGIKSDLEIAVMREAASIADAAIARAAEVIRPGVREADAVAEITAAQIRGPNGGPAGTNLKPFLMCSSPRTGTPHILWSEDVFREGSQINIELSGHRHNYVAPIMRTFSIGVPSDRLHRLHEAEVSAMDAALNAVRPGRTCSDVANAFYRTLEKHGFKKESRCGYAIGIDWMEPTASLADGDMTELKPNMTFHLMLGNWLDEDFGYVISESICVTDTGVEVLTQAPRKLFQL; this is encoded by the coding sequence ATGGCAATCATGAAAGGTCCGCAGGCTTTCCCGAGGGCAGAATACCTGCGCAGGCTCGCTACAGTTAAATCAGAGATGGCGCGCCGCGAAGTCGATGCGTTTGTCGTGACGAGTTGGGCAAATATCACATATCTTACGGGTAATGTGACCCGAATGCATTCCTTGCACGGGCTCGTGGTTTCACTTCATGAAGAGGAGCCAACATTGGTCGTCCGTGGCATGGACGCGCCGGGCTGCATTCACCAGACGTTCCTTGATCGCGGCAAGGTGATTGGATACCCCGAAAGCCTCATCGGCAAACCTGACAAGAACGGGTTCGACGCGGTGATTGATGCCATCTATGATCTCGGTGTTGCCAGCCGTGGCTTAGGACTCGAGCTGGGCAACTTGCCGGCGCCCGCGGCAGAGAAGTTCAGAAGGCGACTGCCGGAAGCTAAGATCATCGATTGTACCAAAACTATAGACTGGATCCGGGGGATCAAGTCCGATCTCGAGATAGCAGTAATGAGGGAGGCTGCCTCCATCGCGGATGCGGCAATCGCGCGTGCGGCAGAAGTCATCCGCCCTGGCGTGCGCGAAGCTGATGCCGTAGCCGAGATCACGGCCGCGCAGATACGCGGCCCCAACGGCGGACCGGCGGGAACGAATCTGAAACCATTCTTGATGTGCTCGTCCCCACGCACGGGTACGCCTCACATTCTGTGGAGCGAGGATGTCTTCCGGGAAGGTTCACAGATCAACATCGAACTTAGCGGTCACCGCCACAACTACGTTGCCCCAATCATGCGCACGTTCTCAATTGGCGTGCCTTCGGATCGTCTGCATCGTCTCCATGAAGCAGAAGTTTCCGCTATGGATGCCGCGCTGAACGCGGTCCGGCCCGGACGTACCTGCAGCGATGTTGCCAACGCGTTCTATCGTACGCTTGAAAAGCACGGCTTCAAGAAGGAGTCGCGCTGTGGCTACGCCATTGGCATCGATTGGATGGAGCCAACGGCGAGCCTCGCAGATGGAGACATGACAGAGTTGAAGCCGAACATGACTTTCCATCTGATGCTGGGTAACTGGCTCGACGAGGATTTCGGCTACGTCATTAGCGAATCGATTTGCGTTACGGACACCGGTGTAGAAGTCTTGACGCAAGCGCCACGGAAGCTTTTCCAGCTTTGA
- a CDS encoding CoA transferase, with product MPLPMEGVRVLDLTNVMAGPYCTMVLGDLGAEVIKVESPEGDSTRTFEPQINNESYCFAVLNRNKKSIAVDMKAPEGRDVVMRIAAQSDIVIENFRPGVVKRLGIDYESLCKVKPDIIYASMSGFGQTGPWSKKGGFDIIAQGMSGIMMMTGFPGGRPAKVGIAMNDIACGVTALYGILGAFISKLRYCTGQYLETSLLEAGLAWSIWEFGAYFGGGEMPNATGTRHRRSAPYQAFRSKDGYVTVGASGDKLWKIFCEQVVEQPQWLEDERFARNPLRVKNVEALQKLVESIFTAQPTAYWVTKLDAAGVPGGPVYTYDQALANPQVLHRQMVYDIDHPRIGPMKTLGLPLKSNGELTKIRKPAPLHGQHTREVLQQVGYLGSDIAALFERGVVKESVVKESVVTA from the coding sequence ATGCCTTTGCCAATGGAGGGTGTGCGCGTCCTCGACCTCACCAATGTGATGGCCGGCCCCTATTGCACGATGGTCTTGGGTGATCTCGGCGCCGAGGTCATCAAGGTGGAAAGTCCAGAAGGCGACAGCACGCGCACGTTTGAACCGCAGATCAACAACGAATCGTACTGCTTCGCGGTGCTCAATCGCAACAAGAAGAGCATCGCCGTCGACATGAAGGCGCCCGAAGGCAGGGACGTCGTCATGCGTATCGCGGCGCAAAGCGATATCGTGATCGAAAATTTTCGCCCTGGCGTCGTGAAGAGGCTCGGCATCGATTACGAGAGCTTGTGTAAAGTCAAGCCCGACATCATCTATGCATCGATGTCGGGCTTCGGGCAGACCGGCCCGTGGAGCAAAAAAGGCGGATTTGATATCATCGCGCAGGGTATGTCCGGAATCATGATGATGACCGGCTTCCCTGGCGGGCGGCCGGCTAAGGTGGGCATCGCGATGAACGACATAGCCTGCGGTGTGACGGCTCTCTATGGCATCCTCGGTGCGTTCATCTCGAAGCTGCGTTACTGCACCGGGCAATACCTCGAAACCTCGCTGCTCGAAGCGGGCTTGGCGTGGAGCATCTGGGAATTCGGCGCGTATTTCGGCGGCGGCGAGATGCCCAACGCCACCGGCACTCGACATCGCCGCTCTGCGCCGTACCAGGCGTTCCGCTCAAAGGACGGCTACGTGACCGTCGGCGCGAGCGGCGACAAGCTCTGGAAAATCTTTTGCGAGCAGGTGGTCGAGCAGCCACAATGGCTGGAGGACGAGCGCTTCGCGCGCAACCCGCTACGCGTGAAGAATGTGGAGGCTTTACAGAAGCTGGTCGAATCGATCTTCACCGCGCAGCCGACAGCATACTGGGTAACGAAGCTCGATGCCGCCGGAGTGCCGGGCGGGCCCGTGTACACGTACGACCAGGCACTGGCCAACCCGCAAGTTCTGCACCGACAGATGGTCTACGACATCGATCACCCGAGAATCGGTCCGATGAAGACGCTCGGGCTGCCGCTCAAGTCCAACGGAGAGCTCACAAAAATCCGCAAGCCAGCGCCGCTGCATGGCCAGCACACGCGCGAGGTGCTGCAGCAGGTGGGCTATCTCGGCTCCGACATCGCCGCGCTATTCGAGCGTGGCGTGGTGAAGGAGAGCGTCGTTAAAGAAAGCGTGGTGACCGCATGA
- a CDS encoding enoyl-CoA hydratase — MKLATDKMTARKEGAIGWITFNNPARYNAVSLSMWKGLYDAIIAFAADDEVRLIALKGAGEKAFISGADISEFEENRSSQETVTAYNEVARRATDALANVNKPTIAMIRGYCVGGGVSVALSCDLRIAAEGSSFAVPAAKLGLGYAFEGVRRLVDVVGPSFAREIFYTARQFSADEAAAMGLVNCVVAVEGLESYVRAYAATIASNAPLTVASIKTLVAQALKDESERDKQLCRDVVERCFASEDYREGRRAFMEKRKPKFTGR; from the coding sequence ATGAAGCTCGCAACCGACAAGATGACAGCGCGCAAAGAAGGCGCGATCGGCTGGATCACATTCAACAATCCGGCGCGCTATAACGCGGTGTCACTCTCTATGTGGAAGGGTCTATACGACGCCATCATTGCGTTCGCTGCGGACGACGAGGTGCGCTTGATCGCTCTCAAGGGCGCGGGCGAGAAGGCCTTCATATCGGGCGCCGACATCTCCGAATTCGAGGAGAACCGTTCGAGCCAGGAGACGGTGACCGCCTATAACGAGGTGGCGCGTCGCGCGACCGACGCGCTCGCGAACGTGAATAAGCCGACGATCGCGATGATTCGTGGCTATTGTGTGGGCGGTGGCGTGTCAGTGGCGCTGTCCTGCGACCTGCGCATTGCGGCGGAGGGATCAAGCTTTGCGGTGCCTGCGGCGAAGCTGGGACTGGGCTACGCCTTCGAAGGCGTACGCAGGTTGGTTGACGTGGTGGGCCCTTCCTTCGCGCGCGAAATCTTCTACACGGCGCGGCAGTTCAGCGCCGACGAAGCGGCCGCTATGGGATTGGTGAACTGCGTCGTGGCCGTCGAAGGGCTCGAGTCATACGTACGCGCCTATGCAGCGACGATCGCGAGCAACGCTCCGCTGACGGTGGCATCGATCAAGACCTTGGTGGCGCAGGCGCTGAAGGATGAATCGGAGCGCGACAAGCAATTGTGCCGCGACGTAGTGGAGCGCTGCTTCGCGAGCGAAGACTATCGCGAGGGCCGGCGTGCGTTCATGGAAAAGCGCAAGCCCAAGTTTACGGGCCGGTAA
- a CDS encoding alpha-hydroxy acid oxidase produces the protein MCKPACEAPRLAARHANILCLDDFETAACKHLPAQVFAYVSGAVETNQSFRENRAVFQQWSFVPRVLVNVSQRSTSVGLFGHRYKVPFGIAPMGLQALSAFRGDIVLAQAAARENVPFVMSGSSLIPLEEITKVNPDAWFQAYLPGKEEQIVALLERVEAASYRTLVVTVDTAIAANRENNVRAGFSTPLRPSARLAWQGVSHPRWLFGTFMRTLTRHGMPHFENNYATRGAPILSPNVLRDFSDRAHLNWKHFDMIRRLWPGHLVIKGVLDACDAKTAVSAGADGVIVSNHGGRQLDGAATPMRVLPRVVEACPSVPVMLDSGIRRGSDVLKALALGAKFVFVGRPFSFAAAIAGEAGVLRCIELLELEVSRNMAMLGVTALDQLSSEFLLPH, from the coding sequence ATTTGTAAGCCCGCGTGCGAGGCGCCGCGGCTCGCCGCCCGGCACGCAAACATCCTTTGCCTGGACGATTTCGAAACGGCGGCGTGCAAGCATCTGCCCGCGCAGGTCTTCGCGTACGTCTCCGGCGCCGTGGAAACTAACCAATCGTTCCGCGAGAACCGCGCGGTATTCCAGCAGTGGTCGTTCGTGCCGCGCGTGCTGGTGAACGTCAGCCAGCGCAGCACATCAGTCGGCCTGTTCGGCCACCGCTACAAGGTGCCTTTTGGTATCGCGCCCATGGGTCTGCAGGCGCTGTCCGCGTTTCGTGGCGACATTGTGCTGGCGCAGGCCGCTGCGCGTGAAAACGTGCCTTTCGTGATGAGCGGCTCATCGCTGATCCCCTTGGAGGAAATCACGAAGGTCAATCCCGACGCGTGGTTCCAAGCCTATCTGCCGGGCAAAGAGGAACAGATCGTGGCGCTGCTAGAGCGGGTGGAGGCGGCCAGCTATCGAACCTTGGTGGTGACCGTCGACACGGCGATCGCCGCCAACCGCGAGAACAACGTGCGCGCGGGCTTCTCGACCCCGTTGCGGCCATCCGCTAGGCTTGCGTGGCAGGGCGTCTCGCATCCCCGCTGGCTGTTCGGCACTTTCATGCGCACCCTGACGCGACACGGAATGCCGCATTTCGAGAACAACTACGCGACCCGCGGTGCGCCCATCCTGTCACCCAACGTACTGCGCGACTTCTCCGACCGCGCGCACCTGAATTGGAAGCATTTCGATATGATCAGGCGCCTGTGGCCAGGCCACCTCGTCATCAAGGGCGTGCTCGACGCCTGCGACGCGAAGACGGCAGTGAGCGCGGGCGCCGATGGCGTGATTGTCTCCAACCACGGCGGCCGGCAGCTCGACGGCGCGGCGACGCCCATGCGCGTGCTGCCGCGCGTCGTGGAAGCCTGTCCGAGCGTGCCGGTGATGCTCGATAGCGGCATTCGCCGCGGTAGCGACGTGCTGAAGGCGCTGGCCCTCGGTGCGAAGTTCGTATTCGTCGGGCGGCCATTCAGCTTCGCCGCGGCCATCGCGGGCGAGGCCGGCGTGCTCAGGTGCATCGAACTGCTGGAGCTAGAGGTGTCGCGCAACATGGCCATGTTGGGCGTCACTGCGCTCGATCAGCTGAGTTCCGAATTCCTACTTCCTCACTGA